Proteins found in one Choristoneura fumiferana chromosome 16, NRCan_CFum_1, whole genome shotgun sequence genomic segment:
- the LOC141436401 gene encoding uncharacterized protein produces the protein MNTDEEDVLSVLAVMDLIQRSQNRNRFRVRPYLQQRSFNIYQELQVEDRFGLKNFFRCSESDFEELLLLILPDIQKKTTWRNDVIPPDMRLGATLRYLATGDSYTSLMYQLRISKQQLSELVPEVCMALYKSLKNLYLKMPSTEAEWRRISAGFNSRWNFPHGIGALDGKHVIMEAPANTGSLYYNYKKTFSIVLLAMADYDYNFIYIDVGSQGRISDGGVFQNSSLSRALNSNTLGLPTDEPLPGEEVNLPYVILADAAFPLSHHIMKPYSGDHEQGSPERIFNYRLSRARRIIENTFGILASVFRVFKKPLTVEVKTAISVILASVVLHNYLRRNNISRNLYSPQGTFDTEENGNLIPGQWRTEAQMEGLQPLPRLPRRTAVDSQRIRDNFASYFVSERGMVPWQY, from the exons ATGAATACCGACGAAGAGGACGTCTTATCTGTGTTGGCGGTGATGGATCTGATCCAAAGAAGTCAAAACAGGAATAGATTTCGTGTCAGGCCTTACTTGCAGCAACGCTCGTTTAACATATACCAAGAATTGCAAGTTGAAGACAGATTTggattaaaaaacttttttcgctGTTCAGAGAGTGATTTTGAAGAactgttattattaatattgccagatatacagaaaaaaacaacgtGGCGGAATGATGTCATTCCACCTGACATGAGATTAGGTGCGACTTTACGATATTTAGCGACGGGAGACAGCTACACCAGTTTAATGTACCAACTGAGAATATCTAAACAACAACTGTCAGAACTGGTTCCAGAAGTGTGCATGGCTCTTTACAAGAGCCTAAAAAATTTATATCTAAAG ATGCCTTCAACTGAGGCTGAATGGAGAAGGATATCAGCTGGGTTCAACTCTAGGTGGAATTTTCCTCATGGCATAGGTGCCTTGGATGGCAAACATGTCATAATGGAAGCCCCAGCAAATACCGGCAgtctttattataattataaaaaaacatttagcatAGTACTTCTTGCTATGGCAGATTATGATTATAACTTCATTTATATTGATGTTGGCAGCCAAGGGAGAATATCTGATGGAGGAGTCTTCCAGAATTCATCGCTGTCCCGAGCCCTAAATAGTAATACTTTAGGATTGCCTACAGATGAACCATTGCCCGGAGAAGAAGTAAATTTGCCATATGTTATATTGGCTGATGCTGCCTTTCCATTATCACACCACATAATGAAACCTTACAGCGGTGATCATGAACAAGGTTCACCAGAGAGAATATTCAATTACAGATTAAGCCGAGCTCGACGGATTATAGAAAATACCTTTGGTATATTAGCGTCTGTATTTCGGGTTTTTAAAAAGCCCCTGACTGTAGAAGTCAAAACTGCAATATCGGTCATATTAGCTAGTGTAGTTTTACACAATTACCTCAGAAGAAATAACATCAGCAGAAACTTATATTCACCACAAGGCACTTTTGACACTGAAGAAAATGGTAACTTGATACCTGGTCAATGGAGAACTGAAGCACAAATGGAGGGCTTGCAACCACTACCACGATTACCAAGACGAACAGCCGTAGATAGCCAGCGGATTCGAGATAATTTTGCCTCATACTTTGTCAGCGAGAGAGGAATGGTTCCATGGCAGTATTAG
- the LOC141436402 gene encoding LOW QUALITY PROTEIN: uncharacterized protein (The sequence of the model RefSeq protein was modified relative to this genomic sequence to represent the inferred CDS: deleted 2 bases in 1 codon), translating to MSKSNPLVGLIGYGDSDESDDEASTKPVRQMQPPHNLGAVTQEPNAAVHPAPIPHCAWSACYDEGSGFTYYWNQHTNAVTWEAPQEYLMALKLAQHQLNASGSAEVSAEEWQLYQQALADKQKPAGKTKNRPVKPPEKPGLKNGAKRKVNSDDENEKIELIDSYHNSDSESNDEESPVKTVKPVVAKPIAPKNPHKKQKTKPPVEYGPSLPANQNYTVPIGPELPPGMMVETEPKLPEVVAKEEKVKLSTKIENEDSQDESALFRRLKDKAKLLEKLGGEIPSELQKMIQEEPKNSSPKIVDESSRDSSKLDIDDLLSEIEQKELPKIKSKKIDMFGEEQSNSGKNTPTGTPPREFKPLFPSSKAIEEAPLPPLPPANIENGLDKTVSTEAEKKPINVYLADSEVKENRKKLRIDNSVLPDRKKSEVPAYTTKYSQFIEGFSSERTGLGFKEDKESDSPKATSTINYGNGLTFTKGEVLNEDKKDEDLDEMSELVEAKLKFFNEVQPCPVGPVQEMLIQFQTLVTAFRSGALTASYWRRWVTAGELSLLGLERRAAPPGWTCAFQRSEGRYRYRRECDGLTQWEYPATAHCDMEICTTPPPEEPKMVPEPPPLPPLPPLPPPPPACARAATPPPPAARPPPPGCDEPPPLPPGKEPKKEIGDELLSFYSDIAELEKTSAPHTAASSPEPPPPPPPPEIVREAILIDREKDSEKEKEKDPKVAKKKSKVKISASVGFKHKTVSSMVAKWQQVADEIHSD from the exons ATGAGTAAGTCTAATCCGTTAGTGGGTTTGATTGGGTACGGGGATTCGGACGAAAGCGATGATGAAGCGTCTACGAAACCTGTGCGTCAGATGCAACCACCCCACAACCTTGGTGCGGTGACGCAGGAGCCAAATGCTGCAGTTCATCCTGCCCCAATACCACATTGTG CTTGGTCAGCGTGCTACGACGAGGGCAGTGGTTTCACATACTACTGGAACCAGCACACCAATGCGGTGACATGGGAAGCTCCGCAGGAGTATTTGATGGCACTCAAGCTGGCGCAGCACCAGTTGAATGCTTCAG GGTCAGCAGAAGTGTCAGCGGAAGAATGGCAGTTGTACCAGCAAGCATTGGCTGACAAGCAGAAGCCTGCGGGCAAGACCAAAAACAGACCGGTCAAGCCTCCAGAGAAGCCTGGCCTGAAGAATGGTGCAAAGCGGAAAGTGAACAGTGATGATGAAAATGA aaaaattgAACTCATCGACTCCTACCACAATTCGGACTCTGAGTCAAATGATGAAGAGAGCCCTGTTAAAACTGTTAAGCCTGTCGTAGCAAAACCTATAGCCCCCAAAAACCCGCACAAGAAGCAGAAGACAAAGCCACCAGTGGAGTATGGACCGAGTCTCCCTGCCAACCAGAACTATACGGTTCCTATTGGTCCTGAGCTGCCACCTGGTATGATGGTAGAAACCGAACCTAAGCTACCCGAAGTGGTTGCTAAAGAGGAAAAG GTAAAGCTATCCACCAAGATAGAAAATGAAGACAGTCAAGACGAATCAGCGTTATTCAGAAGGTTAAAAGACAAGGCCAAATTACTTGAAAAACTAGGAGGAGAGATACCTTCCGAATTACAGAAAATGATCCAAGAAGAACCAAAGAACTCTTCACCTAAAATAGTTGATGAATCTAGCAGAGACAGTAGCAAACTTGATATCGACGATCTATTAAGTGAGATCGAACAGAAAGAATTACCCAAAATAAAGTCCAAGAAGATTGATATGTTTGGGGAAGAGCAGTCCAATAGCGGTAAAAATACACCAACTGGCACTCCACCAAGAGAATTCAAACCACTGTTTCCTAGTAGCAAAGCTATTGAAGAAGCGCCACTGCCTCCATTACCTCCTGCCAATATAGAAAATGGCTTAGATAAAACAGTATCAACTGAAGCTGAAAAAAAgccaatcaatgtttatttagcTGACAGTGAAGTCAAAGAGAATAGAAAGAAACTTAGAATTGACAACTCAGTCCTTCCTGATCGAAAGAAAAGTGAGGTTCCTGCTTatactacaaaatattcacaattcaTTGAAGGTTTTTCAAGTGAAAGGACTGGGTTGGGTTttaaagaagacaaagaaagtGACAGTCCAAAGGCTACAAGCACAATAAATTATGGGAATGGTCTAACGTTTACGAAAGGGGAGGTTTTGAATGAGGATAAAAAGGATGAAGACTTGGACGAGATGTCGGAGCTGGTGGAAGCCAAGCTGAAGTTCTTTAACGAAGTGCAACCGTGTCCTGTGGGTCCGGTGCAGGAAATGCTCATACAGTTTCAG ACTTTGGTGACGGCGTTCCGCAGCGGAGCCCTAACGGCGTCGTACTGGCGGCGCTGGGTGACTGCGGGCGAGCTGTCGCTGCTCGGGCTggagcgccgcgccgcgcctccCGGCTGGACGTGCGCCTTTCAGAG GTCGGAGGGCCGCTACCGCTACCGGCGCGAGTGTGACGGGCTAACGCAGTGGGAGTACCCGGCGACTGCGCACTGCGATATGGAGATATGCACGACGCCGCCGCCCGAAGAGCCTAAG ATGGTGCCGGAGCCGCCGCCCCTGCCGCCCctgccgccgctgccgccgccgccgcccgcgtgcgcgcgcgccgccacgccgccgccgcccgcc gCACGACCGCCGCCGCCCGGCTGCGACgagccgccgccgctgccgcccgGAAAG GAACCGAAGAAAGAGATCGGTGACGAGCTCCTCTCCTTCTACAGTGACATAGCGGAGCTAGAGAAGACATCTGCCCCCCACACGGCGGCCAGTTCGCCGgagccgcccccgccgccgccgccgccggaaATCGTCAGGGAAGCCATCTTGATCGACAGGGAAAAAGACAGCGAGAAAGAGAAGGAAAAAGACCCGAAGGTTGCTAAGAAAAAGTCCAAG GTCAAAATTTCGGCTTCCGTTGGCTTCAAACACAAAACTGTGTCCAGCATGGTCGCGAAATGGCAGCAGGTTGCCGACGAAATACATTCGGAttag